AAGGTTTCCCGGCATATTTAGCATCAAGGCTTTCTGCATTTTACGAGCGTGCCGGATATGTGAAAAATCTAAACGGTTCGGATGGAAGTGTGACGATCATTGGAGCAGTCTCCCCACAGGGAGGCGATTTTTCGGAACCGGTCACACAGAATACCAAGCGGTTTGTCCGCTGTTTCCTTGCGCTTGATAAATCACTTGCCTATGCGAGACATTATCCTGCGATCAACTGGCTGACCAGTTATTCCGAATATATTCCGGATCTGACAGCATGGTATGAAACAAATGTCGGACCGACATTTGTACAGTGCCGGAATGAGATCTTAAATCTGCTTACCATGGAAAATCGTCTGAATGAGATCGTAAAGCTGATCGGAAGTGATGTGCTCCCGGATGACCAGAAGCTGGTGCTTGAGATCGCACGTGTGATCCGGCTTGGATTCCTGCAGCAGAACGCATTCCATAAGGAAGATACCTATGTGCCGATGGAAAAACAGCTTCGCATGATGGAGATCATCCTTCATCTGTATGACCGGTGCAAAGCCTTGATCGACCGGAATATGCCGATGGCGCTTCTACGCGAAAGTGATATATTTGAGAAGATCATATCCATTAAATATGATGTGGCAAATGACAAGTTAGAACAGCTGAATCTGTATGATGACAGAATTGAAGAATTTTATCAGCATCTGATGGCAGAAAACGCATAAAAGGCGGCTGACTACGCATAAATTTTGTTTGCACACGAACTTAAGATGCGCTGAGGGCAGTGCAGGAATGGAGATTAGTATGGCGATTGAGTATCTGGGATTAAGTGAGATCAATGGACCGTTAGTTGCTGTGGAAGGCGTAAAAGGTGCTTTCTATGATGAGATCGTGGAATTGGTCGTGGATGGAAAACAGAAAAAATTAGGGCGCATTGCAGAGATCAATGATGATTATGCAGTCGTTCAGGTATTTGAGAGCACGGAGGAAATGTCTCTTTTAAATACGCATGCAAGGTTAACCGGCAGACCACTTTGTGTGGGATTATCAGAGGAGATCTTAGGAAGGACGTTTAACGGCTTAGGACAGCCGGTTGATGGGCTTGGGGCAGTACGTGCCGAGGTTGTACGCGACGTGAACGGTCAGCCGATGAACCCGTGCAGCAGGGAATATCCAAGAAACTATATCAGAACCGGTATCTCTGCGATCGATGGTCTTACAACACTGATCCGTGGACAGAAGCTTCCTATCTTTTCAGGTAACGGTCTGCCGCATGACGAGCTTGCAGCCCAGATCGTAGAGCAGGCAAGTTTAGGAGACGGGGAAAATGAGGATGAGCCGTTTGCAGTCGTGTTTGCGGCAATGGGCGTAAAATATGACGTGGCGGAATATTTTAAACGGCGTTTTGCAGAATGTGGTGTAAGTGATCATGTTGCAATGTTTTTAAATCTTTCCAATGATCCGGTCGCAGAGCGTCTGATCACGCCGAAGGTGGCTCTGACTGCTGCTGAATATCTTGCGTTTGAAAAAAATATGCATATTCTTGTAATACTGACGGATATGACATCGTTTGCGGAGGCAATGCGTGAGGTATCGGCACAGAAAGGTGAGATCCCAAGCCGGAAAGGATATCCAGGTTATCTCTACAGTGAATTTGCAGCTCTATATGAGAGAGCCGGAATCGTAAAAGGATCGGCCGGTTCTGTGACACAGATCCCGATTCTGACAATGCCAAATGATGATATCACGCATCCGATCCCGGATCTTACCGGTTATATCACCGAGGGTCAGATCGTACTTGAAAGATCACTTCACCAGAAAAATATTTATCCGCCGATCAATGTGCTGCCGTCTTTGTCGCGTCTGATGAAAGACGGCATTGGTGAAAAATACACGAGAGAGGATCATCAGGATCTTGCCAATCAGCTCTTTTCATCCTATGCCCGTGTCGGCGAGGCGAGAGATCTTGCAAGTGTTATCGGTGAGGATGAACTTTCCGATACCGATAAACAGTATTTAAAGTTTGGTACAGCTTTCGAAAAAGAATTTATCGGGCAGGGAAAAGATGAGAACCGTTCAATGGCAGAGACACTTGATATCGGATGGAGACTGCTTCATATTCTGCCACGCGGAGAGTTAGACCGTATTGATACAAAGATCCTTGAAAAGTACTGGGACAGGGAAGAATAATTCTGTTCACCGCAAATTTTTTTACAGGGAGGGATGACGCATGGATCCGAATACGTTTCCGACGAAAGGAAACCTCATACTGGCAAAAAATGCGCTTGCATTATCCAGACAGGGATTCGATCTGATGGATAAAAAAAGAAATATCTTGATCCGGGAATTGATGGAATTAATTACGGAAGCGTCGGATATCCAGAGTCAGATCGATGAGACATTTTCCAATGCCTATCAGGCATTGCAGAAAGCCAATATCCAGATGGGAATCCATCAGGTAGAACAGATCGCAAAGGCAGTTCCGGTGGAAAATTCCATCCGTATCAAGCGCCGCAGTGTCATGGGTACGGAGATTCCAAAGGTAGAGTATGAAAAAAACAAGCAGACCCCTGCGTATTCTTTTTATCATACAAGAATGTCGTTAGATGAGGCATGTCAGCAGTTTGAAAAGGTAAAAGAGCTTACCATCCGCCTTGCAGAGGTTGAAAATTCTGCCTACCGTCTTGCATATAATATAAAAAAAACACAGAAGCGTGCAAATGCGCTAT
The Roseburia rectibacter DNA segment above includes these coding regions:
- a CDS encoding V-type ATP synthase subunit B, which gives rise to MAIEYLGLSEINGPLVAVEGVKGAFYDEIVELVVDGKQKKLGRIAEINDDYAVVQVFESTEEMSLLNTHARLTGRPLCVGLSEEILGRTFNGLGQPVDGLGAVRAEVVRDVNGQPMNPCSREYPRNYIRTGISAIDGLTTLIRGQKLPIFSGNGLPHDELAAQIVEQASLGDGENEDEPFAVVFAAMGVKYDVAEYFKRRFAECGVSDHVAMFLNLSNDPVAERLITPKVALTAAEYLAFEKNMHILVILTDMTSFAEAMREVSAQKGEIPSRKGYPGYLYSEFAALYERAGIVKGSAGSVTQIPILTMPNDDITHPIPDLTGYITEGQIVLERSLHQKNIYPPINVLPSLSRLMKDGIGEKYTREDHQDLANQLFSSYARVGEARDLASVIGEDELSDTDKQYLKFGTAFEKEFIGQGKDENRSMAETLDIGWRLLHILPRGELDRIDTKILEKYWDREE
- a CDS encoding V-type ATP synthase subunit D, coding for MDPNTFPTKGNLILAKNALALSRQGFDLMDKKRNILIRELMELITEASDIQSQIDETFSNAYQALQKANIQMGIHQVEQIAKAVPVENSIRIKRRSVMGTEIPKVEYEKNKQTPAYSFYHTRMSLDEACQQFEKVKELTIRLAEVENSAYRLAYNIKKTQKRANALSNITIPKYEKLSREIQEYLEEKEREEFTRQKVVKKNRIKNEK